The genomic interval GGTCAGCTCGCGCAGTACGGCCCGCGGCACCTCGGCGGCGGGCAGCAGCCTCGTGTGCTGGATCGCCCGCGCCAGCGCCGCGTCCCCGTACGCCTCACCCTTGGGCGAGGCGACGGCGTACACCCCGTCGCTGACGAACAGGAGCCGGTCCCCGGGCTCGATCCGGAAGTCCTGCTCGACGTAGTCGGTCTCCTCGAACATACCCAGCGGCAACTGCGCGTCGAAGGCGATCCGCTCCACCACCCCGTCGCGCAGCCGCAGCGTCTGCGGCGATCCGGCGTCCACCACCCGGGCCCGCCCGGTGGTGAGGTCGAAGTCGAACATCAACACGGACATGTGGCTACGGCCCTGATAGTGGGCGTACACGGCCTGGTCCGCGAGAGCCGCCTGGTCGGCGAGGGGGATGCCCGCCCGGCGCGCGTTGCGCAGGGCGTTGACCGCCAGGTTCGTCAGGAGCGATGCCTCTATGCCCTCGCCCATGCCGTTCGAGACGTAGAGCGTGAGGTGGTCGGCCGTGGCGGACCAGTCGAAGTTGTCCCCGTGGATCGCGTACGCGGGTTCCAGCTGCGCGCCCAGGTCGAACTCGGAACGGGAGCACGAGCGGCCGGGCAGCAGCTGCCACTGCATCTCCGCCGCCAGCGTGAGCCGGTCCTTGCGCCGGGCCCGCAGATACAGGTCCGTGTCGCGTTCGGCGACCAGCACCTCGTGCCCCAACACCTCGGCCAGCTCGGCCAGTTCGGGAAGACACTCGCGCGCGTGGTCGCCGCCGGGCAGCGTCACCGAGAGCACGCCGAGACGGTCCCCGCGCACACTGATCGGAAGATGCACGCGCACACTGCCGTCGCCGAGGTTGCCCTCCACGAACGGTTCCTGCGCACCGAAGGCGCGGCCCGCCGGGGTGTTGTGCACGGAGACCGGCGGCAGAGTGTGCGGCAGGTCGGTCACGGGTTGCAGCACGGTCAGGCCGTAGTCGGCCATGAGCAGGTCCACGGAGTCCGCCGCGTAGTGCCGACCCAGCAACTGCCCGACGACGTCGGGGAGTTCGTGGGGAGCGGCCGTGCGCAGCGCCCGCTCGACAGCCATGAATCTGTTCACGATCGTAGGTATGCCAATCTCTCACCCGAGGCACACGTCGCCCGCCCTGCGGTGGGCCGTACGGCCCCGGCGTCGCGTGTCGTCTCGTCCATCCGTGTTCGTTGCGCGTGCCTAGTAGGCTGGGGTCCGTCCCTGTGCCTGCGAGAGTGTGACCGTGACGTCCTTCCACCCCCGCCCCGAACCCGACGAGGTCGCGCGCGTCACCTCTACGGCCGCGGAACTGCTGGAAGTCCTGTGGGGGCGAGCCTCGACGGCGCCCGCGTCAGCCTCGCAGCTGCGGGTCCTGTTCATCCTGGAACACCACGAGGGCATCAACCTGCGCACCCTCGCCGACCATCTCGCCTCGACCCCGCCGTCGACCAGCCGGCTGTGCGACCGTCTGCAGGCCGCCGGCTTCGTCGACCGCGAGGTGAGTCCCACGGACCGGCGCGAGGTGCGCCTGTACCTCAGCAGCCTGGGGCGGTCCTTCCTGTCGGACCTGCGGGCCCGGCGCGAGGAGGCGCTCGGCGCGGTGCTGGAACAGATGCCGGCCGCCGGGCGCAGCGCGCTCCTCACCGGCCTTGAGGCGTTCTGTGCGGTGGCGGCGGCGCAGATACACGACCACGACGACTCCTCCGGCAGCCGCACCGCCTGACCGGGCCGCCCGGTGCACGGAGTGGCCTCCGCCGACCGCGACATCCCAGATCCTTCCCCCTGCTGCGACGACACCCGCTACTTTCTTGCCTCATGGCCATAGTTGTCAAACGGCAAGTGTCTCGGGTGTCCTCGTCCTCAGCCGAGTTCGGCGCCCTTGGCCGCCGCCTCTTCCTCGGAGTGCGCGTCACCGGTGGCGAGCGTGCCGCCCGCGCTCTCCAGGTGCGCCCGCACGAACCACTGGAACTGCTCCAGGTCGCGCAGCTGCCCGATCAGCAGGTCCTCGGTGGCGGGGTCGATGTCGCCCGCCTCCTTGATCCCGGCCCGGACGTCCTCGATCAACCCGGTGTAGACGAGGTTGAGCGCGCCGAGGTGGGCGATGGCGTCGGCCCGGCCGATGGAGTAGTCGTCCCAGGTGCGCTCGGCGACCAGCGCGCCCGGGGTGCCCGGTGCGACCCCGCCGAGCGCGGCGATGCGCTCGGCCACGTCGTCGGCCATCTCGCGTACCCGGTCGACCTGCGGGTCGATCATCTCGTGCACGGCGATGAAGTGCGGCCCGACGACGTTCCAGTGCACGTGCTTCAGCGTCAGGTGGAGATCGTTCAGCGAGTGGAGCCGCAGCCGCAGCACGCCGATCAGCCGGCCCGCGGCCTCGCGCTCGATACCGGGAACGGTGTACTTCGGGGTCAGGTCCTTGGTCTCCTCGGTCATGGTTCACCTCTGGTCATTCGGTAGGGCGTGCGGTTCCTTACCTGGTCACGGGTGCCCCGGTCCGGCGAGGTCAGACATCCCGTCCCTGAGCGATACGTCACGATTGGCCCGAGTGTCCTCCGCCGGGCAGGAGATCCTGGATCTTGGCCCTGAACCCCTGCCTGAGCACGGCGGCGCGATCGCTGTCGCCCTTGAGGACGGAGGACGCGGCGGCCTCGATCTGCTCCAGGGTGGAGTGCGGCGGGATCGGCGGTACGGCGGGATCGGTCACGAAGTCCAGCACGCACGGCCGGTCGGCGGCCAGCGCGCTCTCCCAGGCGCCGGTCACCTCCTCCGGCTTCTCGACCCGGATGCCGGTCAGGCCCAGGGAGCGGGCGAAGTCGGCGTAGGCGACGTCGGGGATCGACTGCGAGGGCAGGAACTGAGGTGCGCCTTCCAGGCCGCGCATCTCCCACGTCACCTGATTCAGATCCCGGTTGTTGAGCACGGCGACGATCAACCGCGGATCCGCCCATTCCTGCCAGTACTTGGCGACGGTGATCAGCTCGGCCATGCCGTTCATCTGCATCGCCCCGTCCCCGACGAGCGCGACGGCCGGCCGGTCACCGTGTGCGAATTTCGCACCGATGGCATACGGCACCCCCGCACCCATCGAGGCGAGCGTCCCCGACAGCGAGCCGCGCATCGCACCGCTCAACTTCAGGTGCCGGGCATACCAGTTGGCGGCCGAACCGGAGTCGGCGGACAGGATCACGTCGTCCGGGAGCAGACCGCTGAGCGCGTGCACGACGTACTCGGGGTTGACCGGATCGGCCTCGACGGCGGCCCGCCGCTCCATGACCTCCCACCAACGGGCCACATTGGCCTCGATCTTGACCCGCCACGCCGGATCCTCCATCTGCTCCAGCAACGGCAGCAGCCGGCGCAGCGTCGCGGCGGCGTCACCGACGAGATTCACCTCGAACGGATAGCGCATCCCCACCATGTGCGGATCGATGTCGATCTGAACGCTCCGCGCCTTGCCGAACTTCGGCAGGAACTGCGAGTAGGGGAACGACGACCCGATCACCAGCAGCGAGTCGCACTCGCGCATCATCTCGTACGACGGCCGGGTGCCCAACAGCCCGATCGCGCCCGTGACATAGGGCAGGTCGTCGTCCAACGCGTCCTTGCCGAGCAGGGCTTTGGCGACCCCGGCACCGAGCCGGTCGGCGACCGCCATCACCTCCGCGCGGGCACCCCGCGCGCCCTGCCCGATCAAGATGGCCGTCTTTCCACCGGAGTTGAGCACATCGGCGGCCCGACGAAGGTCGTCGTCGTCCGGCACCACCGTGGAGTGCGGCATGCCCAGACTGGACGGCACCATCTTGAAGGCGTGCTCGGGCGGGGCGTAGGGGAGGTCCTGGACGTCGGCCGGGATGATCACGGCGGTCACCGTGCGGCGTGCCATGGCGGTGCGCAGTGCCCGGTCGAGGACGTTCGGCAACTGCTCCGGGACGGTGACCATTTCACAGAAGTCGGAGGCGACATCCTTGTAAAGACTCAGCAGATCGACCTCCTGCTGATAACTGCCGCCCATGGCACTGCGGTTGGTCTGCCCGACGATCGCGACGACGGGCACGTGGTCGAGCTTCGCGTCGTAGAGGCCGTTGAGGAGATGGATCGCGCCGGGCCCCGAAGTGGCCACGCAGACACCGACCTTGCCGGAGAACTTGGCGTAGCCGACGGCCTCGAACGCGGCCGTCTCCTCGTGCCGTGCCTGGACGAAGCGGGGGTTGTCGTCCGCGCGGCCCCAGGCGGCGAGGAGTCCGTTGATGCCGTCGCCCGGGTAGGCGAATACGTGGGTGACGTCCCACTCGCGCAGTCGCTGGAGGAGATGGTCCGAGACCTTGGTGGACATGGGCGGGGTCCTTCCGGTGGGGGTGTCCGTCCGGTACGGACCTGCGCCGGGTACCCCGGAAGTCGCCCGACGACATGCCGCGGGCCGGAAGCTTTCGGCCTCCGGCCCGTTGTGCGGCCCCTGCTCCTCCGACTCGTCAGTCGTCGCCTCTGACGATGTTGCCCTCGGTGAGGGTCTGCGGAGGCGGGGCCACGCTGTTGTCGTCGACGGGCGGGATACAGGTGCGTACGGCCTTTCCGCTACGGCGACGGGCCTTCGCCCAACCGGTCTCGGGCGGCAGATGCAGGTCTTCCTTCTTGACGGTGCGCGCGGTCACAGCGCTTCAACTTCTCTCTCTGCGTCAGAAATGTTCGGTCCTGGAGCTAACCGTTCGGGTCCCCGCCGGGCACGGACTCAAACGCCGCCGGCGGATTCGGCTCCCGGACCGTGGCGATCAACTCCTGGCGAACTCAAGGAGATCCGCATTGAATCGCTCGGCGAATTTCGGCACCATCGCCAGGCCGTGCGGGGCGCCCGGGTAGACCTTGTAGATCGCGTCCTTGACGAGCTTCGACGATTTGTCGCCGGAGGCCACGATGGGAACGATCTGGTCGTCGTCGCCGTGCACGATCAATGTCGGGACGTCGATCTTCTTGAGGTCCTCGGTGAGGTCGGTCTCGGAGAATGCCTTGACGCAGTCATAAGCGCCCTTGATTCCCACGGTCATGCTCCACAACCAGAACTCGTCACGGGTTCCCTGGGTGACGGTCGAGTCGTCCCGGTTGGCGCCGTAGAACGGGGCACTGAGATCCTTGTAGAACTGCGAACGGTCCGACTCCACACCGTTGCGGATCTCGTCGAAGACCTCGATCGGCAGGCCTTCCGGATTCGCGTCCGTCTTGAGCATGAGCGGCGGGATCGCCCCGACCAGGACCGCCTTGGCGACCCGGCCGGAACCGTGCCGGCCGATGTAGCGGGTGACCTCACCGCCGCCGGTCGAGTGCCCGACCAGGATCACGTCACGGAGATCCAGGGCTTCGATGACCGACGCGAGATCGTCGGCGTACGTGTCGAGGTCGTTGCCGTCCCAGGGCTGACCGGAGCGCCCGCCCCCGCGCCGGTCGTGTGCCACGGCCCGGAAGCCGTTGTCGGCCATCACCTTCAGCTGGGGATCCCACGCGTCGGCGGTCAGCGGCCAGCCGTGGGAGAAGACGACGGGCTGCCCCGCTCCCCAGTCCTTGTAGAAGATCTGCGTGCCGTCCGAGCTGGTGGCGAAGGGCATGGTGTGTTCCTCCCGAAATGATCGGACTGTTTGAGTACGTCATACGGAGATTCGACGACGGCGAAGGGTCAGCGGCGAGAGGCGACCGGAATGAGCACGTCGACCACAACACTCTAGGTGAGGCGAGGAACTTCCGCGTGTCGAGCGAATTCCTGGCCGCTTCCACCGTAACCCGGGGGTGGAACGAAAAACGTCAGACCGCAGTTCGATCTTTCGCACCCGTGCGATGGCTACCGTTTCGGTCATGCCAGAACTGACAGCACGGAACGTCGGCCCGTCCGGAATCGAGATCGCCTACGAACGTTTCGGTGACCCCGAGGCGTCGCCGGCCCTGCTGATCATGGGAGCGGGCGCCCAGATGATCAATTGGCCGGAGGAATTCTGCCAGGCGCTGGTCGACCGGGGTCTGCACGTGATCCGGTTCGACACCCGCGACGCCGGCCGCTCGACCCATTTCCCCGACGCACCCGTACCGGACTTCCCGGCGGCCCTGTCCGGCGACCTTTCCACAGCGTCCTACACACTCTCCGACCTGGCGGCCGACACCGTGGGCCTGCTCGACGCACTCGGCATCACCGGGGCACACCTCGTCGGCTCCTCGATGGGCGGGATGATCGCCCAGATGATCGCGATCGAGTACCCGGAGCGGACCCGGTCGCTCACCTCGATGATGTCCACGACCGGCGAGCCCGGCGTCGGCGAGGCCGACTTCTCCTTGTTCGCCGAACTGGGGGCACCGCCGCAGGACCGGGAGGCCTTCGTCGAGTGGCAGGTGCGCGCCCTGCGGCTCGCCGCGTCACCCGGCTTCCCGTTCGACGCGACCGCCGCGGCCGAGCGCGCCGGCCGAGTCTTCGACCGGGGCTACGACGCCCTCGGCATCCAGCGCCAGGGCCTCGCGGTGGTGGCCACGGGCGACCGTACCGAACGGCTGCGGTCGCTGCGCGTGCCCACACTGGTGGTGCACGGCGCCGACGACATCGTGTGCGACGTCAGCGGCGGTCGCGCCACGGCCGCGGCCGTCCCGGACGCCGAACTGCTGATCGTGGAGGGAATGGGCCACGGCCTCCCGCGCGAACTGTGGCCCGAACTCGCCGACAGCATCAGTGAGTTCATCCACCACGTCGAGACGGTGACAGCCTGACCACTGGCACAGGCCCCCAACCCCGGCCCGCTTCGCCGCGTGGCTTGTACTCGATCGATTCGAGCGTGCCCCGACCGTCGTCGATGCCCCGCGAAACGGACTGACCGAGCAATACCCGCCCGCCGACGCGCAGTTGCGACCAGGCACTGGTGTTGGCCCGCGCAGCGGGGAAACTCGTTGGACAACACACCGGCAGTCAGCGAGCGTTGACGGAATGCGACAAGAGACGCTTTGGGGCGCTGACGTTGCCCAGCGGTATGACACGCCCGGCACCGACATGTTCGCCCCCGACACGTTGGGGCCGACCGTGGACCGCCTCGTGCAACTCGCGGGGGACGGGGCGGCGTTGGAGTTCGCCATCGGGACCGGGCGGGTCGCCGTCCCGCTCGCCGAGCGCGGAGTTCCTGTCACCGGGATCGAGTTGTCGGAGCCGATGGTGGAGCAACTGCGCACCAAGGCCGACGAAGCGACGATCCCCGTGGTCATCGGGGACATGGCGACCACCGTCGCGCCCGGGACGTACAGCCTGGTCTACCTCGTCTACAACACGATCTCGAACCTGCTCACCCAGGCCGAGCAGATCGAGTGTTTCCGCAACGCCGCCCGTCATCTCACGCCTGGCGGACGGTTCGTGATCGAGCTCTGGGTGCCCGAGTTGCGCAAACTTCCGCCGGGGCAGGCGGCGACCGTCTGGCGGACCGACTCCGACTACATCGGCCTGGACACCTACGACACCCTGCGCCAGCACGTCGTGTCGCACCACATCCGGTTCGACGAGACCGAGCAGGCGCGGCTGGAGCGCAGCCCGCACCGGTACATCTGGCCGGCCGAACTCGATCTCATGGCCCAGCTGGCCGGGTTCGAGCTGGAGAGCAGGCACGGGGACTGGTCCGGCGCCGACTTCACCGCCGAGTCGCGCGATCACGTCTCCGTCTACCGGGTGCTGCCGACGCCGTAGCCGCATCAACTCGGTTGCGCGATACCGCACTTACGGCACCTGTGTCCCACCCGCCGTGCCGTCCGGGGCATCCGTCAGAGGGATGCGGGCGGTGATGCGTTTGCCGACGGGTTCGCGCTGTGCCTCGAAGCCTCGCGCCACCGCCCGTACGATCTCCAGGCCGTGCTGCCCCACCCGTTGGGCGTCGGCGGCACGGGCGACCGGGAGCACCGGGTCGGAGTCCCACACCTCCACCTCGACCAGGGCATCGACGATCCGCAGATCCATCAACACCGGGCCGGGCGCGTACTTACGGGCGTTGGTGACCAACTCGCTGACGACCAGCTGGGTGAGATCCATGGCGCGGTCCGACACCGGCAGTCCGTATTCGGTCTGGGCCCGGGCGAGGAACGTCGCGGCCAGCCGGCGGGCCTCGGCGATGCACGAGCCGTCCCCGTCCAACGCCACGGTGGACCGCAGGGCCCGGGCCTGCGGCGCTGCGTCGTCGTCCTCCGATGAATCCTGTTCCATCCGGATCGTTTCACCGCCTTCCGCGTGCCCGGCGCATACCCCGTGAAGCAACGCGCACTCCGTCAATCTCCGTCGGTCCATCGGACAGCTCCACCGGACACAAGCATCAACCGTACGATGCGGGGCAGCACTTCGGATGAAAATCCTGATCCGTAGCGCTCGCCGACTTGTGTATGAGGACAGATGGTGGACACCGAACACGCGGGGCAGCCGGGGCCGTTGTCGGTCAGGACCGACGTCGTCGACGGCACCTTGGTCGTGGCTGTTGCCGGAGAGATCGACCAGCAGACAGGCGGCACACTGAGGGAGGCGCTGACCCTGCCGGAGGGCGCCGCACCGCGCGTTGTCATCGACCTGCGCCACGTCACCTTCATGGACTCCAGCGGCATCAACATCCTCATCGCCGTGCACACCGCCCTCGCCGAAGCGGGCGGCTGGCTGCGACTGGCCGGGGCCGCCCCGCCCGTGCTGCGCATCATCCAACTCGTCGGTATCGACGGATTCATCGAGTGCCGTCCGACGGTCCAACAGGCCCTCGACAGCTGACCGTTGGAGAACCGGCCGTTGAAGAGTCGGCCCTCGGAGAGCTGACCGTCGAGCGGCCGTGGAACCCGCTGTCGGGTTGTCGAGGCGCGGTGATAGACAGTCCGCGTGGCAAAGACCCTGGAGTTCCCCGTCCTGCTGCGGCTGATCGACGAACGGTCGGTCGCGTTCCGGGCGGCGGTCGCCTCCGCGCCGAGCCTCGACGCACAGGTGCCGACCTGCCCGGAGTGGACCTTGCGCGACCTCGTGCGGCACCTCGGCGGGGTGCAGCGAAGCTGGGCGGGAATCGTCACCGCGGGTCCCGCCGACGTCCGCCCCGACGTGACCGTCTCGGAGGCTCCGCGGGAGCGTGCGGACCTGCTGGCCTGGTCGGCCGAGTCCACGGAGCAACTGCTGGGCGCACTGCGGGAGTTCGGCCCTGATCGCGGCTGCTGGACGTGGTGGGGCGGATCGCGGTCTCCGCAGACCTCCGGCGCCGTGGCCCGGCACCAGGTCCAGGAGGCCATGGTGCACACCTACGACGCCGAGATCACCGTAGGCGCCCCGCAGCCGCTGCCGTCCGAGGCGGCACTCGACGGTGTCGACGAGTTCCTGTCCACCTGCTGCGCCGGGACGGACCCCTGGCCGCACGAGCCCGCTGTCGTCGAGTACCACGCCACCGAGGGCCGTTCCTGGCGCCTCTCGCTCTCCGGGGACGGCGCACGGGTCACCGAACTCCTCGCTCCCGCCGCCGGCACCGGAGAAGACGCGGCCGGCGCCATCCTCCAGGGCACCGCCGGTGAGCTGGTCCTCGCCCTGTACGACCGCATCCCGGTGAACTCCCTGAAGGTGGAAGGCGATCCGCGTCTCTTCGACCTGCTCCTGGCCTGGGACCCGACTGCTCAGGACCTGCCGACGCGGGCCGCCTCCTCTATGCCCCGCTCGTGATCGCGGCCAGTTCCAGGTCGAGCGCCGGAGCGATACCGCTGACGTCGCGGCCGACTCTTTTCCGCACCTTGCGCACAAAGTCCGCGGCCTTCTCCGCGGGCAGCCACACGCGGGCGACCGACGGTGACCCGAGGGCAACCTCCACGCCCGCGAGCGGCCCCGGCGCGGGCCGTACGGTGATGTCCCCGTCGCCCGCCGGGAACAGCAGGCCCAGCGCGAGCAGTTCCCAGGCGAAGGTCCAGGTGACCTCCATACCGTCGGGCCCGAGCAACACCAGCCGCACCGCCAGGCAGTCGTCCGGCCGGTACACCAACTCCGCGGCGACGATGGCCCCTTCGTCGTCCGCCAGCACCACGAGCCCCGTCGTGCCGACCTTGAGCGGAACGCCGCCCGAGCGCTCCGTCACGACACCAACTCCCTTTCCCCGGGCGCGGTTTCGCCCGAGGAGACGGTGAACGTCTGCCGCCGGTGGGAGGGACTGGGGGAGCGCAGCAGGCGCACGGCCGCCATGGCCTCCTCCACCGTGCGGGTGCCGGTCAGCACGCACAGGGTGTAGGCGGCGTTCTGCACGGGGACGGCGACGGCCATGTGCCCGTCTGTCGCGAGCGCCAGATAACGGTCGACCGCCTGTTGCAGCACTGCCGGGTTCGGCACGATCACGTCAGGCCTCCACGTTCTCGGCGGAACCCGGATTCGTCGACACGCGGTCGCGACTGGAGGGAAGGGGCACGATGACACTCCTCGCACGGGAAGAAAGGGTGCCTGCTGGCCGAAGCACTGGACTGCGCTCGCTTGTGCCCCGTCCGTGGGGTCCGAAACAGACCCGGCGTCCGGTCCGGAACGGATCCGGCCGTGCACGATGCGCCTTGTCCCGTCCAGGAGTTCAGACGCGTTCGGGGACCGGGCCGCGGCGCACGCCCTCGACGCGTTCCGGGCTCTCCGGGACGACCGGCAGGAGCAGATACGAGGGCTCGTCGCCGCCGGAGACCAGGGTCGTCACCCCACCGAAGAGGTCGGTCGGACGGTCGTCGGGATCGTTGTGCAGGAAGACCGCGTGCCCTTTCATCTCCACGCCGAACGACCGGGGCCAGGGGCCGTCCCCGGGGAACTCGAAGTCACGGCCCTGGACGGTCACCGCGAGACGGTAGCCCGCCGGGACGACCACCGAGGTCGGCCAGATCTCGATGTCCAGCGGGACGGCCATCCCCGGGGTCAGCGGGTCAAGATGGTCGTGCGGGTGCCAGGGGCGGTACGGCAGGCTCCGTTCGGCGTCGAGGGCCCGGTGCGAGGCACGCAGCCAGCCGTGCGCGACGACACCTGCCGGGTCGAGCGCGCTGACGAAGCGGATGTCACGGCCCTCCGGGTCCAGGACGCGCACGGTGAGGAAGAGGTCGGCGTCGGTGGTGCTGGACGAGACCACGAGCCGCGCCGCCGCCGGGCCGGTGATCTCCGTCGGCTCGGCGAAGGGTTCGGTGGCGAAGGTCAACCCCTCACCCAGGGCATCGAATGGGGCCGTGTGCCGGTCGACGGGAGCCTCGGTGGACAGCGAGCCGTCACCGGTGCGCAGGTAGAACTTCGTCCACTCGGTGCGGGCCAACGGCCATTCGAGTTCGGCGCGTTGCTCGAAACTGCCGTCCACATGACGGACGTTGAGCTGGACGGGCGGCTGCCGGTCCCAGCCGGTGTCCTGGCCCTTCAGGAAGTGCCCGAAGAACCGGCGTTGCAGGTCCAGTCCGCGTGCGGTGTAGAACTCGGTGACATGGCCGAGGCCGTGCACCTCCAGCCACTTCTGCTCCGACGACGCCTGTGCCCAGCCCTCGAAGCCGCCCCGACTGTGCAGCCCGTGCGCCCAGTTGGCGGCGGAAAGCAGCGGAACGGTGATCTTCGGCAGGTCCGCCGAACGCTCCCTGTAGAACACGTCGTTGAGCGGGTGGGCCCGCAAGTCGGCCGTGGAATCACGGCGGTTGGCGGCCAGTTCCTCGTCGGTCAGGGTCTCGGGGCCGGCGATCGTCTCACCGGTGTTCGGGTTGCGCAGGCCGCGGTCGCCGACTCCGTGCTGGGCGACACGTACCTGTCCCGGATACCACTTGGACACAAAGGTGTTGAGCAGACCGGCGTGGTGGGTGAACTCGCGGTAGTAGTCCGTCGCGCCCTCCCAGGGGATGATCGCGGCGAGGTGCGGCGGTTGCCTGGCCGCGACGAGCCACTGGCTGACCGCGTAGTAGGAGACGCCGAGCAGGCCGACCTTGCCGTTGCTCCAGGACCGCGTGCCCGCCCACTCGACGCAGGCCGCGTAGTCGAGGGTCTCTCGTGGCGAGAAGATGTCCAGGAGCCCGGGTGAGCGTCCCGCCCCGCGCGAGTCGACCCGGACCACCGCGTACCCGTCGGGTACCCAGCGCTCGGGGTCGACGGTCTCCCAGTTCTGGTACGCGTTGCTGGAGCCGTCCAGGATCTCCGGATACTCCTCGACGAGCGGCTCCCACATCATCGGGAAGCCCTCCTGGAACGCCATTCCCTTGGCGTAGGGGCCGTGGTTCATGATCACCGGGTACGACCCGTCGGCCACGGGACGGAAGACGTCCGCGCGCAGCACCACGCCGTCGTCCATGGTGATCGGCACGTCCCAGTCGACGCGCATACCGTCCCGGACCTCGCTCTTGTGCTGGGTGTGCTGGGTCATGGCGACCACCTGGGTTCCGTGTCCGTGACCCGCTCGGCGGGCCGGCCGTCTGGAGTGACGCCTCCAGATGGTGCCTCGCGAAAAATGGAGTCACAACTACAAAAGCGGTGCTAGCTTCCTTTCATGGCAACTGCACCCGTCGGGGCACCGGCAAGCGGTCAGCGCCTCACCCGCAAGGGGCAGGAGACGTACCGGCGCATCGTCTCGGAGGCCGCCGCCCTGATGTACGACCAGGGCGTCGTGAGCACGAGGATCGAGGACGTCCAGGCCGCCGCCGGGGTGAGCGCCTCGCAGATCTACTACTACTTCGGCGACAAGCACGGCCTCGTCCGCGCGGTGATCAACCACCAGTGCGAGAGCGTGCTCGGGGTGCACGCGCCGCTGCTCGCGAACCTCGACAGCATCGGGGCGCTGGAGGCGTGGCGCGACGTCATCCTGAGTATCCACCGGGACGGGCGCAACCAACAGGGCTGCCCGATGGGCAGGTTGAGCAGCGAACTGTCCCGGTCCACCCCGGAGACGCGGGCCGATCTGCTGGCCGGGTTCAGCCGTTGGGAGGGGGCGTTGCGGGACGGGTTGCGCGCGATGCGGTCACGCGGCGAACTGCCCGACCGGATCGACCCCGACCGCTTCGCGCTGGCACTGCTCGCCGCCGTCCAGGGAGGCCTGCTGCTCTCCCAGGCCCGCCGCGACACCGTCGCGCTCGAAGTGTCCCTCGACACGCTGATCGACTGCCTGCGCGGGCACGTCGACCGCTGATGTGGGTGCGGGGCCTGCCCACCGGTCGTAAGGATCGGTGAACAGGCCCCGCACTATTGCTAGTTGCTAGTTGCTAGTTGCTAGTTGCGACGGCCCGCCGGACCGTGGCTCACCGAGTCCTGG from Streptomyces sp. NBC_01288 carries:
- a CDS encoding PP2C family protein-serine/threonine phosphatase, which codes for MAVERALRTAAPHELPDVVGQLLGRHYAADSVDLLMADYGLTVLQPVTDLPHTLPPVSVHNTPAGRAFGAQEPFVEGNLGDGSVRVHLPISVRGDRLGVLSVTLPGGDHARECLPELAELAEVLGHEVLVAERDTDLYLRARRKDRLTLAAEMQWQLLPGRSCSRSEFDLGAQLEPAYAIHGDNFDWSATADHLTLYVSNGMGEGIEASLLTNLAVNALRNARRAGIPLADQAALADQAVYAHYQGRSHMSVLMFDFDLTTGRARVVDAGSPQTLRLRDGVVERIAFDAQLPLGMFEETDYVEQDFRIEPGDRLLFVSDGVYAVASPKGEAYGDAALARAIQHTRLLPAAEVPRAVLRELTGHRGTPTPDDDALVVCLDWRGR
- a CDS encoding thiamine pyrophosphate-requiring protein; its protein translation is MSTKVSDHLLQRLREWDVTHVFAYPGDGINGLLAAWGRADDNPRFVQARHEETAAFEAVGYAKFSGKVGVCVATSGPGAIHLLNGLYDAKLDHVPVVAIVGQTNRSAMGGSYQQEVDLLSLYKDVASDFCEMVTVPEQLPNVLDRALRTAMARRTVTAVIIPADVQDLPYAPPEHAFKMVPSSLGMPHSTVVPDDDDLRRAADVLNSGGKTAILIGQGARGARAEVMAVADRLGAGVAKALLGKDALDDDLPYVTGAIGLLGTRPSYEMMRECDSLLVIGSSFPYSQFLPKFGKARSVQIDIDPHMVGMRYPFEVNLVGDAAATLRRLLPLLEQMEDPAWRVKIEANVARWWEVMERRAAVEADPVNPEYVVHALSGLLPDDVILSADSGSAANWYARHLKLSGAMRGSLSGTLASMGAGVPYAIGAKFAHGDRPAVALVGDGAMQMNGMAELITVAKYWQEWADPRLIVAVLNNRDLNQVTWEMRGLEGAPQFLPSQSIPDVAYADFARSLGLTGIRVEKPEEVTGAWESALAADRPCVLDFVTDPAVPPIPPHSTLEQIEAAASSVLKGDSDRAAVLRQGFRAKIQDLLPGGGHSGQS
- a CDS encoding MarR family transcriptional regulator — protein: MTVTSFHPRPEPDEVARVTSTAAELLEVLWGRASTAPASASQLRVLFILEHHEGINLRTLADHLASTPPSTSRLCDRLQAAGFVDREVSPTDRREVRLYLSSLGRSFLSDLRARREEALGAVLEQMPAAGRSALLTGLEAFCAVAAAQIHDHDDSSGSRTA
- a CDS encoding ATP-binding protein, with product MEQDSSEDDDAAPQARALRSTVALDGDGSCIAEARRLAATFLARAQTEYGLPVSDRAMDLTQLVVSELVTNARKYAPGPVLMDLRIVDALVEVEVWDSDPVLPVARAADAQRVGQHGLEIVRAVARGFEAQREPVGKRITARIPLTDAPDGTAGGTQVP
- a CDS encoding alpha/beta fold hydrolase, with the translated sequence MPFATSSDGTQIFYKDWGAGQPVVFSHGWPLTADAWDPQLKVMADNGFRAVAHDRRGGGRSGQPWDGNDLDTYADDLASVIEALDLRDVILVGHSTGGGEVTRYIGRHGSGRVAKAVLVGAIPPLMLKTDANPEGLPIEVFDEIRNGVESDRSQFYKDLSAPFYGANRDDSTVTQGTRDEFWLWSMTVGIKGAYDCVKAFSETDLTEDLKKIDVPTLIVHGDDDQIVPIVASGDKSSKLVKDAIYKVYPGAPHGLAMVPKFAERFNADLLEFARS
- a CDS encoding class I SAM-dependent methyltransferase, which produces MRQETLWGADVAQRYDTPGTDMFAPDTLGPTVDRLVQLAGDGAALEFAIGTGRVAVPLAERGVPVTGIELSEPMVEQLRTKADEATIPVVIGDMATTVAPGTYSLVYLVYNTISNLLTQAEQIECFRNAARHLTPGGRFVIELWVPELRKLPPGQAATVWRTDSDYIGLDTYDTLRQHVVSHHIRFDETEQARLERSPHRYIWPAELDLMAQLAGFELESRHGDWSGADFTAESRDHVSVYRVLPTP
- a CDS encoding alpha/beta fold hydrolase, translated to MPELTARNVGPSGIEIAYERFGDPEASPALLIMGAGAQMINWPEEFCQALVDRGLHVIRFDTRDAGRSTHFPDAPVPDFPAALSGDLSTASYTLSDLAADTVGLLDALGITGAHLVGSSMGGMIAQMIAIEYPERTRSLTSMMSTTGEPGVGEADFSLFAELGAPPQDREAFVEWQVRALRLAASPGFPFDATAAAERAGRVFDRGYDALGIQRQGLAVVATGDRTERLRSLRVPTLVVHGADDIVCDVSGGRATAAAVPDAELLIVEGMGHGLPRELWPELADSISEFIHHVETVTA
- a CDS encoding Dps family protein; protein product: MTEETKDLTPKYTVPGIEREAAGRLIGVLRLRLHSLNDLHLTLKHVHWNVVGPHFIAVHEMIDPQVDRVREMADDVAERIAALGGVAPGTPGALVAERTWDDYSIGRADAIAHLGALNLVYTGLIEDVRAGIKEAGDIDPATEDLLIGQLRDLEQFQWFVRAHLESAGGTLATGDAHSEEEAAAKGAELG